The following nucleotide sequence is from Trifolium pratense cultivar HEN17-A07 linkage group LG2, ARS_RC_1.1, whole genome shotgun sequence.
ATTTCAATTTTCCATTCCTGGATTAATAGCATACGCGTACTCACTGCATCCTTatcccttgattttttttgtgtttttttttactaataaaaaaaaatgaaataaaataaaatgaaaaaaggaCACCAGTGGGATTCGAACTCATGATCCTACACTTGCAACTCCTCAAACTCTCTTATCAATACCAAATGAACTAAGTTAAATATTTGAAAGTGAAATGCATTGCAAATAATATAACACTAATCATGAAGTCAAAATTTGGGGTATGACAAGGTTGGCGAAGCTTGCCTTGATCAAAGTGGGGCGGAGAAGGCGGGAAAGCCAGTTATTAATCTATCTTGTGAGGGGGAAACTGCGAATGAGGCCGAACGGATCGTGGATTCTTTTAGTCCGGTCAGTGATCGTGCGGAGCCACCGGCTATTACACAAGGAGAGTGTGAGGATCGGGATTTAAGATCCAGTGTTGCTCCTTCTATTCTCGACTCACATGAGCGTTTTCTTATTCATAAAGAAGCCGAGGGTACTGGTCGCAGTGATAGATTGTTGTGTCGAAGCAAACGTACCAATTCTTGCCCTCCAAAGGCGAGCTGTTCTGTCATCTCGGGGCCGTGGAGTTTGGATTGACTTCATGATCAGACTCATGGGGAGGCAGGGGTTATTTTTTCATCAAGTGGGAAAGCGAAGAAGGGAGATAAGCTAGCTGCGAGGAAGCAAAAGGTTAGGCAATTTGACACTAGGAAAAGGAAAGGAGGAGGGTTGCTGCGTCATCCGCTTCACAACATCAAAAAAGTAGCTAGGCTGCCAAGCAAAGACCGTGGTGAGGTTCTCAAAATCTTAATAAAGCATGTTCGGCGCCGTAGAGGAGGGGATAACATTAATCGATCTTGTTCTGTGAGTCGTCGAACGTCTTCCGTCGAGTCTTCGTCTTCGTCCTCTGTTAATAATGAGTGGCAGAATTGGGTGGCTATGCAAGGGAGTGAGCAGATGGTAGTGGATGATGTTTGGGGGATAGGAAAGGCTATTGGTGTCAAGTTTAAGGGAGATAATGTGAACATGTTTCGGGTTCTTTCTAGGGCGAACAAAGGAAAGAAAGAGCTTCCCGGCCCACATCATGAGGGGGGGAGTTCGGCAAGATACGGTGTGCTAGAATTGCGGGCTCTTGGTGTGTGTAGGGGGAGTGTGGCTCATGAAGATAGTATCATGGAATATTAGAGGATTAGGTGGGTTAGAGAATAGGAAGGAGGTGCGTAAGTTGGTGGGTGACCTGACACCTTTTATTCTGTGTCTCCAGGAAACTAAATTGCAATCCTGTGATGTTTTTCTTACTTCGAATCTCTGGGGTAGTATGTCTCATGAGTTCTCTTTTCGTCCTTCGGTTGGGGCgtcggggggggggggggggggggggggggggggctgCTAACTATTTGGGATCCCTCTGAAGTGGTTATGTGGTCAACTGAGAGTCAGGATCATGTGTTGTGGTGTCATGGCTGTTTTCTTAAGACTGGAGAAGATTTTTCGGTGGCAAATGTTTATGCGCCATGTGATGATATAGCAAAGCAACAACTATTTATCGATGCGTATACAGGTGGTAGGGATGGAGAGGGTGTGCATTTGTGGGGACTTTAATGCGGTAAAACATGTTGATGAACGTCGTTCGTCCAGGGTGGGTCAACGCAGCTTAGATCATATTCCTTTTAACCTCTTTATAGATGATAATAATTTAGTCGATCTACCCTTGATTGGTCGTAAGTTTACTTGGTTTAAAGGGGATGGTCTTTCGATGAGTCGCCTTGATAGGTTTCTTCTTTCGGAGGGGTGGTGCTTGACTTGGCCCAATTGCAAGCAGGTGGCCAAATTGAGGGGGTTGTCTGATCATTGTCCTCTAGTTCTCTCGGCGACGGAGGAGGATTGGGGACCCCGTCTGTCTAGGATGCTTAAGTGTTGGAAGGATGTTCCGGGTTACAAAGTGTTTGTGAGAGAGAAGTGGAATTCATTCCAGGTGGATGGTTGGGGAGGGTTTGTGCTTAAGGAAAAGTTTAAGTTAATAAAAGGGGCCCTGAAAGAGTGGCATAAGACTCATGTCTGAAACTT
It contains:
- the LOC123905260 gene encoding uncharacterized protein LOC123905260, whose amino-acid sequence is MTKALNNVWFGHYRVRASVAIFDRHYTGEEKYSEKKKVDLLKGSFELSKKDGSKVPAKLVSSDGGRCAEGSGHPECVRVGEVLVKLGASKEQGVRKADQNIGELSKDSEKEIGGKILMRNYRTKSDDIKWVKNGLVGTVLNGEAIPLIQNRISDAGFGDLVIIPMGADKVFVRSSEGVDVLPIVKGAKEFFSLVFSNWVRWGEAVMPYRRGVWVRLYGIPLHAWNVDFFKLCVFDCGSFLRADSCSADSDRLDFARVLIATPDLEIIKKVVTVLVDGTQVEVGEACLDQSGAEKAGKPVINLSCEGETANEAERIVDSFSPVSDRAEPPAITQGECEDRDLRSSVAPSILDSHERFLIHKEAEGTGRSDRLLCRSKRVIFSSSGKAKKGDKLAARKQKVRQFDTRKRKGGGLLRHPLHNIKKVARLPSKDRGEVLKILIKHVRRRRGGDNINRSCSVSRRTSSVESSSSSSVNNEWQNWVAMQGSEQMVVDDVWGIGKAIGVKFKGDNVNMFRVLSRANKGKKELPGPHHEGGSSARYGVLELRALGVCRGSVAHEDSIMEY